One Tachysurus vachellii isolate PV-2020 chromosome 18, HZAU_Pvac_v1, whole genome shotgun sequence DNA segment encodes these proteins:
- the rln3a gene encoding relaxin-3a: protein MMWKTAVLAVCLLLTGVRAYDGPSYGVKLCGREFIRAVIFTCGGSRWRRSIMSTDDLSVDLFGSDIRDSAQGLVLPSPQKFSLQGDNEPVPFEMVRGQQEVSAFSQPARSIISDEVLEALRTSSRKGRDVVVGLSNACCKWGCSKSEISSLC, encoded by the exons ATGATGTGGAAAACTGCAGTATTGGCTGTGTGTCTGCTATTGACTGGAGTGAGGGCATATGACGGGCCTTCATATGGGGTGAAACTGTGTGGTCGTGAATTTATCCGTGCAGTCATCTTCACCTGTGGAGGTTCACGCTGGAGACGCTCCATCATGAGCACAG ATGACCTGAGTGTAGACTTGTTTGGCTCAGATATCAGAGATTCTGCACAAGGCTTGGTACTGCCCTCTCCCCAAAAATTCTCCCTCCAGGGTGACAATGAGCCTGTCCCTTTTGAAATGGTCAGAGGACAGCAGGAGGTCTCTGCGTTCAGTCAACCTGCCCGATCTATCATCTCCGATGAAGTCCTGGAAGCCCTGCGCACCTCCAGCAGGAAGGGCAGAGATGTGGTAGTAGGACTTTCTAACGCCTGCTGCAAATGGGGTTGCAGCAAGAGTGAGATCAGCTCCCTTTGCTGA